One window of Caloenas nicobarica isolate bCalNic1 chromosome 7, bCalNic1.hap1, whole genome shotgun sequence genomic DNA carries:
- the STOX1 gene encoding storkhead-box protein 1, whose protein sequence is MNPLSHLHSISLSEGICRTVSEMNADQVMVTQQTLVEQLVKNYPGIAVPSHNILYNILGALIKERKIYHTGEGYFIVTPNTYFIINDAMEDNGRVPLEDSCCCSPPSITYLVNIECCTNLVKENIPTVSCYRSCHHFPDQNVLCEQRHRQLMNHEPNGGGKKGCSELKPSIQSQGISTSAEHHSWDTIKSLTSVRRKLKSERFGLGLFWRSASKKEKPKKEYSTFSAQFPPKEWPVRDEDDLDNIPHDIEHEIIKRINPTLTVDNLLKHTILMQKFEEQKKCISKSTSAEMSIVRQNHLSKDCIQKTQSKTAKHTRKTKSKTDKKISRSNRKSHIYELTSQNKKLEENLSLPIRNQQPLDVAVESQVIYKKQIKNPFQGLSWRRNFYAKGYKGTINSQLKSRIQKQEKALQRPRSLDSSKIFDYETEQLATETQADKAKQHKLLHAKRSSLQPKKDSLSESFSYPQGNTLQVDTKSKFFLESNISEENIYGRIAKKIPGDIKKSPHSHTEDNGVSKEGAKFSLHLKDEYCRCKADTVCELLDQTANEFQNVHLSNDTSNVNLIKKNGVKYRKKIDKKSELIFKYDCASHLGSMKPESEGFTDSCHFLHQKAHDGDTCSSLHLDDNFEGNEQCHLLPDHAFSDTRGWSKAVQKLGTATSLKNCKVNTYAAWYSSTVNKHDSVEHEYKETASFAESIDGLKEQAKSDFTQESCLCSQVVLISHKKEEGTGLTEPAVEEFCHTNEADSDADTLQNFTYEVGKVVACCALGSQTRETRKSLGKKDLDFKSACAVIPGQKHLEGTENHSITGDSGIDSPRWTEKKMKHPAKF, encoded by the exons ATGAATCCTCTCTCGCACTTGCACTCCATCTCTCTGTCAGAAGGAATATGCCGTACTGTATCAGAAATGAATGCAGATCAGGTGATGGTCACACAGCAGACTTTAGTGGAGCAGTTAGTAAAAAATTATCCAG GCATTGCAGTTCCCTCCCACAATATCTTATACAATATCCTTGGCGCTCtaattaaagaaaggaaaatctatCATACGGGAGAAGGATACTTCATTGTGACTCCCAACACATACTTTATCATAAATGATGCCATGGAAGACAATGGAAGGGTCCCATTGGAGGACAGTTGTTGCTGTTCACCACCTTCCATCACTTACCTGGTAAACATTGAGTGCTGTACAAACctagtgaaagaaaacattcctaCCGTATCCTGTTACAGATCCTGCCATCATTTCCCTGACCAGAATGTGCTCTGTGAACAAAGACATCGGCAGCTAATGAACCATGAACCTAATGGAGGGGGTAAGAAAGGCTGCAGTGAATTGAAGCCTTCAATTCAAAGTCAAGGGATCTCCACATCTGCTGAACACCATTCCTGGGACACCATTAAATCTCTGACATCTGTgagaaggaaactgaaaagtgaAAGGTTTGGCCTTGGCCTTTTTTGGAGAAGTGcttctaaaaaagaaaagcctaaGAAGGAGTATTCCACTTTTTCAGCCCAGTTTCCTCCCAAGGAGTGGCCCGTCAGGGATGAAGATGACTTAGATAATATTCCACATGATATTGAGCACGAAATCATCAAGCGTATTAACCCTACTCTTACAGTTGATAATTTGCTTAAACACACAATATTAATGCAGAAGTTtgaggagcagaaaaaatgTATCAGTAAGAGTACGTCGGCTGAAATGTCAATAGTCAGGCAAAACCACCTTTCAAAGGATTGTATTCAAAAGACACAAagtaaaacagcaaaacacaccAGGAAAACCAAATCAAAGACAGACAAGAAGATTAGCAGAAGCAACAGGAAATCTCACATATATGAGCTAACATCCCAGAATAAGAAACTGGAAGAGAACCTTTCACTGCCTATCAGAAACCAACAGCCATTGGATGTAGCAGTGGAATCCCAGGTCatatataaaaaacaaattaagaacCCTTTTCAGGGTCTGTCATGGAGACGTAACTTTTATGCAAAAGGGTACAAAGGTACTATTAACAGTCAGCTGAAGTCCAGGattcaaaagcaagaaaaggctTTACAAAGGCCACGGTCCTTGGACTCCTCAAAAATCTTTGACTACGAAACTGAACAGCTGGCTACCGAAACACAGGCtgacaaagcaaagcaacacaAACTACTCCATGCTAAGAGGTCTTCCCTCCAACCAAAGAAAGACAGTTTAAGTGAAAGCTTTAGTTATCCGCAAGGCAATACTTTGCAAGTAGATACTAAAAGTAAATTCTTTCTGGAGagtaatatttctgaagaaaacatctACGGAAGAATAGCCAAAAAAATTCCTGGGGATATTAAAAAATCCCCTCACTCGCACACTGAAGATAACGGTGTGTCTAAAGAAGGTGCAAAATTTTCATTACATCTGAAAGATGAGTATTGCAGGTGCAAAGCTGACACTGTGTGTGAGTTATTAGATCAAACAGCAAATGAATTTCAAAATGTCCATCTTTCAAATGATACAAGCAATGTTaacctgattaaaaaaaatggtgtgaaatacagaaaaaagatCGACAAAAAGAGTGAactaatatttaaatatgacTGTGCCAGCCATCTGGGATCAATGAAGCCAGAAAGTGAAGGATTTACTGATAGCTGCCATTTTCTGCACCAAAAAGCACATGATGGTGACACCTGTAGCTCATTACATCTGGATGATAATTTTGAAGGCAATGAACAATGTCATCTGCTTCCTGACCATGCTTTTTCAGATACAAGAGGCTGGAGTAAAGCTGTGCAAAAGCTGGGGACAGCTACGTCCCTAAAAAACTGTAAGGTTAATACTTATGCTGCATGGTACAGCTCAACTGTAAATAAACATGATTCTGTAGAGCATGAATATAAGGAAACTGCTAGTTTTGCAGAATCAATAGATGGCTTAAAAGAACAAGCAAAATCAGATTTCACACAAGAAAGCTGTTTGTGCAGTCAGGTTGTTCTGATAAGtcacaaaaaggaagaaggaactGGCCTTACTGAACCTGCTGTAGAAGAATTCTGCCACACTAATGAGGCTGACTCAGATGCTGATACTTTGCAGAACTTCACCTATGAGGTCGGCAAAGTAGTGGCATGCTGTGCTTTGGGCTCACAGACCAGAGAAACTAGAAAgtctctgggaaaaaaagatctgGATTTTAAGAGTGCATGTGCTGTGATACCAGGACAGAAACACTTGGAAGGGACAGAAAACCACAGCATCACAGGAGATAGTGGAATTGACTCCCCAAG GtggactgaaaagaaaatgaagcatccTGCCAAATTCTGA
- the LOC135990726 gene encoding nucleolar RNA helicase 2-like, whose translation MPEATRVSASSGAESDPECPMESESALESSRRRRKKEKKEKKSKRHDKSRRRKAQTDESEQSEEDVVPPKLKKSKSGVKQNGDVREESPENMRLSSLNVKSTHKKQHSNSSESSSGDGDSEQEQEMTEEQKEGALSNFPISKGTVQLLQARGVTYLFPVQVKTFNPVYAGKDVIAQARTGTGKTFSFAIPLIEKLQGDTQERRRGRSPKVLVLCPTRELANQVAKDFKDITRKLTVACFYGGTPYNGQIDLMRSGIDILVGTPGRIKDHLQSGKLDLTKVKHVVLDEVDQMLDMGFAEQVEDILRVAYKKDSEDNPQTLLFSATCPHWVYDVAKKYMKSRYEQIDLIGKRTQKAATTVEHLAIECHWSQRAAVIGDVIQVYSGSYGRTIVFCETKKEANELALNASIKQDCQSLHGDIPQKQREITLKGFRNGTFKVLVATNVAARGLDIPEVDLVVQSSPPKDVESYIHRSGRTGRAGRTGICICFYQRKEEHQLRYVEQKAGITFKRVGVPTATDIIKASSKDAIRCLDSVPETAIEYFKESARLLVQEKGPVNALAAALAHISGATSIEQRSLLNSDAGFVTMILRCSEEINNMSYAWRRLRELLGDDVDRKVNRMCFLKGKMGVCFDIPAADRKDVEARWEDSKQWRLCVATELPELVESQRGGGGGGNSRSFSSSRNGRRGSSGGRNRFRGRGQKRSFDRAFDR comes from the exons ATGCCCGAAGCCACCCGGGTCAGCGCCAGCAGCGGGGCCGAGTCGGATCCCGAGTGCCCTATGGAGAGCGAGTCCGCCCTGGAGAGCAGCCGGCGGCGGCGCAAG aaggagaaaaaagagaagaaatctaAACGGCATGACAAGTCTCGGAGGAGAAAGGCTCAGACGGATGAAAGTGAGCAGTCGGAGGAGGACGTTGTTCCCCCAAAACTCAAGAAATCCAAGAGTGGAGTTAAACAAAATGGTGATGTAAGAGAAGAAAGCCCAGAGAACATGAGATTATCTTCCTTAAATGTGAAATCCACTCACAAAAAACAGCACAGTAACTCTAGTGAATCGTCAAGTGGTGATGGTGACAGTGAGCAAGAGCAG GAGATgactgaagaacagaaagaggGTGCTTTGTCCAATTTTCCTATTTCCAAAGGGACTGTTCAGCTTCTTCAAG CTCGAGGAGTCACGTACCTGTTTCCTGTGCAAGTGAAGACCTTCAACCCAGTGTATGCTGGCAAAGATGTCATTGCTCAAGCTCGAACTGGAACAGGGAAGACATTCTCTTTTGCTATTCCCTTAATTGAAAAGCTTCAGGGAGACACACAGGAAAGAAGAAGAGGCCGTTCACCAAAG GTACTAGTTCTCTGTCCAACGAGAGAGCTGGCGAACCAGGTTGCCAAAGACTTCAAAGACATCACAAGAAAGCTGACGGTAGCTTGTTTTTATGGAGGAACACCATATAATGGACAAA TTGATCTCATGAGAAGCGGCATTGACATTTTGGTTGGGACACCTGGTCGAATCAAAGACCATCTTCAGAGTGGCAAGCTGGACCTTACCAAGGTGAAACATGTTGTACTTGATGAAGTTGACCAGATGCTGGACATGGGATTTGCTGAGCAAGTGGAAGACATTTTACGAGTTGCATACAAGAAGG ATTCTGAAGACAATCCCCAGAcgctgctgttttctgcaacTTGCCCACATTGGGTGTACGATGTAGCGAAGAAATACATGAAGTCGAGATATGAACAGATTGATCTTATTGGGAAAAGAACTCAAAAGGCTGCTACAACAGTGGAA CATTTGGCAATAGAGTGTCACTGGTCTCAGAGAGCTGCGGTGATTGGAGATGTCATTCAGGTCTACAGTGGCAGCTACGGGAGGACCATTGTCTTTTGTGAGACCAAAAAGGAGGCAAATGAACTGGCTCTGAATGCTTCAATCAAacag GATTGCCAGTCATTGCATGGTGACATTCCTCAGAAGCAAAGAGAGATCACACTGAAAGGTTTCAGAAACGGTACATTCAAAGTTCTGGTTGCAACTAACGTAGCTGCCCGTGGTTTAGATATCCCTGAAGTTGACCTGGTTGTACAAAGTTCACCACCAAAG gaTGTGGAGTCCTATATCCATCGTTCTGGACGCACAGGTCGAGCTGGACGGACCGGGATCTGCATCTGTTTCTATCAGCGAAAGGAGGAACATCAGTTAAGATATGTGGAACAAAAAGCG gGCATTACGTTCAAGCGTGTTGGTGTTCCTACTGCAACAGATATAATAAAGGCTTCCAGCAAAGATGCCATCAG GTGTCTGGATTCTGTTCCTGAAACTGCTATTGAGTATTTCAAAGAATCTGCTCGGTTACTAGTACAAGAAAAGGGACCAGTTAAtgctctggctgcagctctAGCCCATATTTCAGGTGCTACTTCCATTGAACAGCGCTCCCTGCTGAACTCAGATGCG GGGTTTGTTACAATGATACTGCGCTGctctgaagaaataaacaatATGAGCTACGCTTGGCGAAGACTGCGAGAACTGTTGGGTGACGATGTTGACAGGAAGGTGAACAGAATGTGTTTCCTCAAGGGAAAAATG GGAGTGTGTTTTGATATTCCTGCAGCAGACCGAAAGGACGTAGAG GCGAGATGGGAAGATTCAAAACAGTGGCGTTTGTGCGTGGCGACTGAATTACCTGAATTAGTAGAATCGcaacgaggaggaggaggtggaggaaacAGCCGAAGCTTCTCGAGCTCCAGGAACGGGCGGCGTGGGAGCTCCGGTGGTAGAAACAGATTCAGAGGCAGAGGCCAGAAACGAAGTTTTGACAGAGCCTTTGATCGTTAA